The sequence below is a genomic window from Cedecea neteri.
ATCCCTGGTCTCTTCAGCCGGTGTCGAAGCACTGCAGGTGGTAACCGGTAGCCGCAAATCCCCGCACCCAAAGTATTTCGTTGGTGAAGGCAAAGCCGTTGAGATTGCCGAGGCCGTTAAGGCTACTGGGGCGTCGGTTGTGCTGTTTGATCATGCGTTATCCCCCGCCCAGGAACGTAACCTGGAAGCCCTGTGCCAGTGCCGTGTTATTGACCGCACCGGGTTAATTTTAGATATTTTTGCCCAGCGTGCACGTACCCATGAGGGTAAATTGCAGGTTGAGCTGGCCCAGCTTCGCCATTTGGCTACGCGCCTGGTTCGCGGCTGGACCCATCTTGAGCGCCAGAAAGGCGGGATCGGTTTACGCGGTCCGGGGGAAACCCAGCTCGAGACAGACCGTCGCTTGCTGCGCAACCGCATTATGCTGATCCTCTCGCGTTTAGAACGTGTGGAAAAACAGCGCGAGCAGGGACGGCGTTCACGTAATAAAGCAGATGTGCCGACGATTTCATTGGTGGGCTACACCAACGCCGGTAAATCCACGCTATTTAACAGAATTACCGCGGCCGATGTTTATGCCGCGGATCAGCTATTTGCCACACTCGATCCTACACTGCGCCGCATTGACGTCGCCGATGTGGGCGAAACCGTGCTGGCAGATACTGTCGGTTTTATTCGCCACCTGCCGCATGATTTGGTAGCAGCGTTTAAAGCCACTTTGCAGGAGACACGTCAGGCCACGCTGTTGTTACACGTGATTGACGCGGCCGACTTCCGGATGCAGGAAAACATTGCAGCAGTCGATACCGTACTGGAAGAGATTGAGGCGAATGAAATCCCTACGCTGTTGGTCATGAATAAAATCGATGCGCTGGATGAGTTTGAGCCGCGTATCGACAGGAATGACGAGAATGTGCCGATCCGCGTCTGGCTTTCCGCACAGACCGGTGCCGGTGTCCCACTGCTTTTCCAGGCTCTGACGGAGCGTTTGTCTGGTGAAATTGCGCAGCATACGCTGCGTTTACCCCCTCAGGCAGGGCGTTTGCGGAGCCGTTTTTATCAGCTTCAGGCAATAGAAAAAGAGTGGACAGAGGAAGACGGCTGCGTGGGGTTAGAAGTTCGTATGCCTATCGTGGACTGGCGTCGCCTTTGTAAACAAGAACCGGCACTCG
It includes:
- the hflX gene encoding ribosome rescue GTPase HflX, with protein sequence MFDRYDAGEQAVLVHIYFSQDKDMEDLAEFESLVSSAGVEALQVVTGSRKSPHPKYFVGEGKAVEIAEAVKATGASVVLFDHALSPAQERNLEALCQCRVIDRTGLILDIFAQRARTHEGKLQVELAQLRHLATRLVRGWTHLERQKGGIGLRGPGETQLETDRRLLRNRIMLILSRLERVEKQREQGRRSRNKADVPTISLVGYTNAGKSTLFNRITAADVYAADQLFATLDPTLRRIDVADVGETVLADTVGFIRHLPHDLVAAFKATLQETRQATLLLHVIDAADFRMQENIAAVDTVLEEIEANEIPTLLVMNKIDALDEFEPRIDRNDENVPIRVWLSAQTGAGVPLLFQALTERLSGEIAQHTLRLPPQAGRLRSRFYQLQAIEKEWTEEDGCVGLEVRMPIVDWRRLCKQEPALADYIV